In Nitrososphaerota archaeon, the following are encoded in one genomic region:
- a CDS encoding metalloregulator ArsR/SmtB family transcription factor: protein MNKLAKLFSVLSDPVRLQIIMCLMESKGCVTDLQKKLGKKQPNISQHLRILRDANLVSYQRDGKKICYSIKNDKIKKIFEMANEICNEGA from the coding sequence ATGAATAAATTGGCTAAATTGTTTTCAGTCCTTTCAGATCCAGTAAGGCTTCAAATTATTATGTGTCTTATGGAAAGTAAAGGATGTGTTACAGATCTTCAGAAAAAATTAGGAAAAAAACAACCGAATATAAGCCAACATTTGCGAATACTTAGAGATGCTAATTTGGTAAGCTATCAAAGAGATGGGAAAAAAATCTGTTATTCAATAAAAAATGATAAAATAAAGAAAATATTCGAAATGGCAAATGAAATATGTAATGAAGGTGCATAA